In the genome of Onychostoma macrolepis isolate SWU-2019 chromosome 10, ASM1243209v1, whole genome shotgun sequence, the window ATGAGTTAATGCAACACAATTCATGAACAACTGATCAATTCCAATGTGTGTGAAAAGTTTGCTTGAAGGTAAAGTATGCAGTTTATGCATAACTAGTATCACCtatcaaaattacaaaaataaagaaaatgtacaaCCTTTGCAAATGCCCCTTACTCTCATTACACCCTTACAATTATTCTTAACCTTACAATACCTTACTATTTTATCTGGTGCTTGACAGTGAAAAGTaacaaagtaaaaacaacatcaacaacaaaaaaaaaacatatggcAAAAAACTTTAGCTTAACTGTTTCAAAATAGCCACTATTGtaacttgaagaaaaaaaaaaaaaaaaaaacagcagacaCAAATGTTCACTAAAGTTTTAGTTGTGGTTTTATATAAGTACAGTAAAGGGTGACACACAGCAACTTAACAATCAGTAgcaattaaaaagaaattactGAGTTCAGTCCATGCTGACAGCAATGAAAAACACGAACGTGATATTGCATTCATGATTGTAGCATTTTCCCTTGATACATGATTTGATGGCAGCAAAGCAGTATTTAATCTCATGATCCACTGTCTCATAAGCCATGAGTGAATCTCCTCCTGTTAGGAGTTTGCTCTGCTCTTACTGTGCTTTCATTTATACAGTGTCTGGATCAGACTGACTCACTCTGATGCATCATGATATAATTACTTAATGTTTTAACCCTCTGAAATGTGGTGTAAGCcattttaatcatttactttttgtcattgtttttgttttatgataACAAAGATTCAACATGAACGATGAAAGTGAAGCATAAAGTATTAAATATCTACCTTTGCCATTTTTTCCAGTAGATTGAAGATTTTATTTGTGATTCTTTCTATTCAGTAAGCTAACAGAGAAAATTGAACATTTTCCCCTTGATTTTACTGAGTGTAAAGAGAAGTTTGCTTAGTTTGCTTTGTACCAGTTTAATTACGATggatgcactgtaaaaatattgaCCAGAGAGGATGCTGGCTGAAGTATTTTCAGAGTTAAGATGTGTTTAACTGTCTTTTTAAACCAGGGATAAAATAAAGCATAGATCAGAGGATTCAGACCAGAGTTAATATACACGACCCATGACAAAAAATTAATGATTGTGGAAGAGACTGCTGATATGGAACAGATGTAGTATGGAATCCAGCAAAGCAAATAAACTGTCACAATGATTCCTAATGTCAGAGCAGCTTTGCTCTCAGATTTCCTCCTCCTTGAACCGTCCATTACAGATTTTCCACCGTTCATTAGTGAGTTTATAACTTTCACTTGCTGATTTACAACATAGAAAATCCTCATATATAAACTTATGATCAGGGCACAAGGAGACACAAAGGTCAAAATCAGATCAGTGACTCTCCAGGCAAAAGTTATTATAATGGCACACTCACCCTGACACACATCTGTTCTATGTGAGGTGTTAAAACATCCACTATTAATTACAAAGCAAGTGGAATAAGCTGAAGAGTAAAACCAGCAGAGACAGATGGTCAATAATGTTTTAGTTGTTGTTATCTTTTGTGGGTATAGTAAAGGGTGACACACAGCCACATAACGATCAACAgcaattaaaactaaattaccAAGAGATCCTGAGACAAGCACTGTAACAAATATTGAATAGATTCCACAGGAAGTGTCTCCAAAATACCAGCATGTGTCAATCAGTTTTGTGGCCTCTATGAGTATAACAATTCCGACAAGCATGTCAGCCACAGCAAGAGAGACAATGAGCAGGTTGGTTGGAGTGTGAAGCTTCTTGAAGTGAGAGATGGAGATGATCACCAGCAGATTCAGGAACACAGTCCATGCTGacaacaatgaaaaaaacatatacatcATATAGTATTCATGTCTGGAGCGTTTTCCCTTGATACATGATGAGTTGATGGCAGGAAAGCAATATTGAGTCTCATGATCCTCTGTCTCATAGGCCATGATTGAGTCTCCTCCTGTTAGGAGTTTGTTCGGTTCTTCATACTGTCCTTTCATTTATACAGTGTCTGGATCAGACTGAACAACCCATTTACCGCCCACTCTGATGCAACTGACAGATTACAGATTTCTTTGTTTAACTTCAAAATGCAATCAATTTCTGCAATATTAGGATTCTCTGACACTATTCAAAAgtgcatgtgttttatttttgttgtcttttttgttttaatgaaagcaatctggtaacactttacggtaagggtacatgaattaccatgaattcatgcataaattaatGTGTGAATAGTGCATTACTTCATGCATTAATATCTCATGAATTATCAGGAACTAACATGAGTTCAAAGTCTTTCATTCATGACTTCATGGATGAACAACAccttaattaatacattaactaaggtGAGTACATCatcatgatttatgatttattacgcATGATcatgatgttttctttgttcacaaaaaaaacaaggtctTTACTATCTATTGTGGATAAAGCTATGCTTATGGTACATTTCTTTCTtgaattattaaaggaatatacaAAAATCCACATTACCTCATGCATGCATACAGGCTAGAACAGTATATCAATTAATGTGAGAActaatgtttttcattaaatatgatatGAGTTATCAAGCATGTTCATATCACTTTAGTTGAGGGGCCACACACATGATGAAGTCATGAGAAGTTAATGCTTAGTTAATGATGATTACTGTATTTCGATGTTAACAGAATTCACATATTGTGTTCTGTGATTGGCCAATGTACATTTACCTGCAGGCTACTATGAAGAAGATATGAACATGCTTGATAACTCatatcatatttaatgaaaaacattagttttaacattaattgatatactgttctagcctgtatgcatgcatgaggtaatgtggatttttgtatattcctttaataattcaAGAAAGAAATGTACCATAAGCATAGCTTTATCCACAATAGATAGTAaagaccttgtttttttttgtgaacaaagaaaacatcatgATCATgcgtaataaatcataaatcatgatGATGTACTCaccttagttaatgtattaattaaggTGTTGTTCATCCATGAAGTCATGAATGAAAGACTTTGAACTCATGTTAGTTCCTGATAATTCATGAGATATTAATGCATGAAGTAATGCATTATTCACACattaatttatgcatgaattcatggtaattcatgtacccttactgtaaagtgttaccagcaATCTACATGTGGAACTGTATTCAGCACAGGTGTGGTGGTTATTGCTTTTTAATTGTCGTAATTcatgatatactgtatgtatggaAGGATATTCCGGACAATTTTCAAAAagaattgcaaattgtattttcagttgtgttttcCATATATGGACACAATGTGAcaatccaaatgcaattgcaaatttTGCATTACCGTTTGCGTTTTTGTGAATGCATAGTGACTGTCacatttcaaatagaaaaccaaAGTCCATTTGGAactgtatttcccatgtcttaTGAGTTATTACCCTGTAagatttaaatagcaatattaattaccacatctgctttttcactttctctgtgtAACGCATGCAACCTGCCAAGACTCAAATAGAATCGCTATTCCTTTAGCATTTGAATTTCCGATGCATTACACAGAAATCTGTCAACCGTCCCCCCTAGTATAGTCCCACCCAACACTGATTGACAGGTTTCCATGGAAGGCCTGAGACactatacaattttaaaatcttaaccgattaaaaaaattaaataattgtgagAGACCACAGACATAAAGACAGTTTCAATCAATTTTTAGCTTTAAAATCATCTGAATGCACATACTAGAGTATTCGGCTGGACCACGAGACCACACACCTGTCGATTGTAGGAACGATTTCACAGTAGCATGAGATCTCACGGAGACTTGCGAGATCAAACATGACTTAAGCAAAACAAATGGAGGATAATTGACGTGGTCAACTGGCTCTCCTGGTGCACATTCTGTTTTactgtgaaaaacaaaagagaaaaggaGTCACATGACATGCTCATGAACCTAGTCGCACTTGAGTAGAGCTCCATATGTTTGGCCCCTTTTTGcggattcattttttttttcgttttattttaagttttattaattaataatactttCCCTGATGGCATACAATCGTAAACAGCAGGAGTTGCCTCCGTCGGCTTCTCCGATTAAGAAGAAATCCAAGCTACCAAACACGAGAGATATGGTGGACAAGATGGCGAACACTGTTACACACTTTGAGGACGTTATAAGAACCGAGTTGACGGCAATGCGGAACGaacaaaagagaacaaaagaaagTTGTCGCAGATCACGATAGGCGTATAGTTGTGGACTTACAGGATCGCAACAGGCGCAGCAATCTGCGTCTGGTCGGATTGCCTGAAGGTTCTGAAAAGGACGACCCTATGGGCTTTTTGAAAAGATCGCTACTGACTTGCCTCCCGTCTCTGGCAGGCAAAGAGATTGAAGTGGAGCGAGCGTATCGTGTGCACACAAGGCTCTCCTCAGATCGCGCTAAACCATGGGTTTTCATCTTTAAACTGTTACGGTACACGGACAGGGAGCTCATTCTGCGATCCGCCAGACTTCACGCCCCGGTGAAAACATCCGACGGGGCAACGCTGTCTTTCTTTCCAGATTTTTCTCCGTCACCACAAAAAGAAGTAGTGTATTTGCGCCAATTAGGAAGGAAATGAGAGAAGCTGGCATCCATAATTTTCTTCTTTATCCTGCAACGCTGAAGGTCATTCTCAATCAAGGTGAACCTAAAATGCTATACTCCCCAGAAGAAGCAAGAGTTTTTCTCAGATCCCATTCATCCACCAACTCTCAGTGAACTTCAGCTGGACATTTGCTGTCTAATCAGAGAAGAGATGCTCTAAATGGCTGGGTGACTGTCTCTTTCACTGTTCACTTTGTAGAATTAATCTCtaattcatctgatatgcgATTCCCTGACCAATCCTCTAACAGGAACGTGAAGAAAAGAACAGATAAAATAGAAGTTGATTTCGATGATTTTTTAGTTCAAGGGATACAAAGAGACTGGAGTAGGGAGGTCAAGAAACAGGAGAAGAAGGAGCGTCGCAGACGGGcccaagagagagcgagaggaccAGAAGATCATCATCAAAATGAAGGCAATATTGAGACTGATGAGAAAACAGGAAACGACAAATAAGAGAACAATGAAATTGATAAGGGAGATGATTGAgttatgtgatttttcagctgaactgcaaaaattaacaaatgatttaGAGACAGTGAAACTCTAGACTcctgttataaaaatatgagtgttgaaagctgtgtataaatatatcctATGTTGAAACCATAGACGATGATAACCTTGTAGGTCTAACGGTTATGTAGTTGCTATGCTTATTTTGAAACATAACGGTTAAAAGCAAGAGGATGCATTTTGCAATGATATGCAAGATGGAATTTCTAGCTAACCGTGGCATAAGATGGTCTTAACACCTGCTAGAGGTGTTATATTGTGGTTTAGACATATAGGCTTATGTGTTGCTCATGTTTTAAAAaggtgtcataatttttttcctatagtttaaaatagaacTAGACACGCTTGCTATCTAGAGATGTTGTAATAtttccttttgaacttttgacatTACTTTGTGCAGACTCTGACATAAAAGGTCACACTTCCTGCCTGAGATGGAGGAGGCAGTTACAAGCAGTAACAGAAAGAATGATTATGGGAGGTTTTAATGAGATCAATGCAAATGATATGCAagaactatataaatgcttgttaGACTTTTTGTCAGGGCCGACTTTTCATGGTGAAGACTATTcgctgttatttttttaattatttgcttatgagttatttgttttttaataaaacgaaacCAATGCTTTGGTGATTCGTTAACTTTCTTAAACAAGTCTCTGAGtgattaattaacaaaaataacttgTTATCTGAACCTGAATACAACCTAATCGAGCTTCAAGAGGTACGGACTTGACTGAGCCAGGACGGTCACCAGCTGGAAAGCATCCAGAATCATTAACGACATCCATCCAGATAAGAGGTAATTATGCATTCGCTATTTACAAGGTACTTATGGATAATGAAGATGTGAATTATGAATTTTTGGATCTTTTAACCGGTATAGAAGCACAACAACTTTAATGTTCACTTCTTAATTCATAGTTACTAGAAGCTTTCATTGTGCATACAGTATTGCTAActgattataatgttttttgtttttgttttaaagtagaGATACTACCTAGTCAATATGTAATTATGGGGCCAATGATGGTGCTTCAGTAATGTGCAAGTTTCGTTGACGCAACGGATCATATTAAGGGGTGCTGGCAGATCAAGGTTTGTTCTTAGTTTGATCTGCCGTAGTTTATgggaatgtgtttgttttttttaatagtgatgGGAAGGGTGGGGGTGGTTTAATGGTAGACTcaactggttttattttttaaacttgtaTTTTAATTCTGTTGTTCTTGAGGAAGATTTGGAACTCACCAGCTCTTCTGGTACACCAGTCCTTGCGAAAAGTTCTCTCAGAACCATCACAGTTTGGGCGGCAGTTGTGGAGGTCATGCTGAACACTTCTGACCACTTTGAACACGCATCAACAACAACCAGAAATGTAGTACCCATGAAAGGACCCGCAAAGTCAACATGGATCCTTCGCCACGGTAACACAGGCCATTCCCAAGGATGTAGCGGTGTGGGTTTTGGCATCTTTTGCACATGTTGACATCCTGAGCAGCGCATGGCGAGCTGCTCAATCTGCTGATCTATTCCGGGCCACCATACGAAACTTCTTGCAAGTGATTTCATTTTAACCACTCCAAGATGTCCAACGTGGAGCTCCTCCAAGACTCAAGTTCGCAACTTAGGTCGTACAACAACTCTTAATCCCCACATGATGCAACCCCCATCTAGAGTGAGTTCTATCAAGGTGCTGATAGAATTGTGTGAATCAAAGCTTCTGCTCTGCATTCCAGCCAGACTGTATAGCGGAATATACCTGGGACAATGCAGGATCTCTCCTGGTCTCTCTCCGAATCATTTCGTCTGTAACAGGAGAACTCTCAAGCTGAGCAATTGTAAAAACATCCAAAGGTGGGCTTACATTCTCTGTCTTTGAATCACAACTATCCAATGGTAGACGTGATAGCCCATCAGCGTTAGCATGTTTGTGTGTTCTTATGAATTCAATCTGGTATCTATGTCCTCCCAGAAACAACGCCCACTTTTGCATCCATGCTGCTGCTGTCTGTGGAACTCCTTTCTGAGGATTGAAGATGGAAACCAACGGCTGATGGTCTGCAACCAaggtaaatgtgtttccataCAGATACCGATTGAATCGTTTCACACCCCAGACCAGGCTCAAAGCTTCCCTGTCAATCTGTGCGTAGTTCTTCTCTGCAGCAGAAAGGGAGCGTGAAGCGAAAGCTATGGGCCGCTCCGTTCCATCAGCCATCACATGCCGCTCCGATTCCATATGGTGAGGCGTCGCATGCTACCCTTAGTGGTTTGTGAGGGTCAAAATGAGTCAGAACTGTATCTGACATCAGCAGTTTCTTTGCTTCCTGAAAAGCTTACGTGCATTGTTTTGACCACGTCCATTTCTTTCCTGCTTGTAACAGGGCATTTAGAAGATGGAGAACAATGGCTAGATTTGGCAGAAACCTGTTGTAGTAATTGATAAATCCAAGGAAGCGAGACATCTTTTGACTGTGGAGCCTCTGCAACAGCCCTTAGCTCGTCATGACACTTGTGCAAACCATTTGCATTGATTTTGTGCCCACAATGTGATTGTTTTCTTGAAAAACTCACACTTATCACTTAAAATCCCCGCACAGTCTTACAGTTCCATCTTTCTTGGCTACAGAAACAACGAAATTGGCCCAGGGACTCCAGTGTGCTTTTGAAAATATTCCTTCAGCTTCCAACCGATCCAGCTCCGTTTCCAATTTCTGGCAAATAGCATAGGGAACGGGCCTTGCCTTGTGAAATTTCGGAACAGCATTCTCATCCAAGGTTATCTTCCCCTTGATATGCTTCAGAGTTCCTATTCCAGATTGAAACACCGCTGCAGCCCCGTCCAGCACTTTTTCCAGTTCCTTTTGACTTGCAGACTTTTTATAGATTTCCAGTCCAACTGCAACTTCCTCAAGTCACGTCCCCAAAGTGCTGGTCATTGTACCTTACAGTCACGGGCATCACCCCTAGAGGAATTATGGGCTCACCAGTATATGTTTTCAGTTTGACAGGCGATGGCTTTAATTTAGCTgtcttgaaatgtttttttcaaactCGTGCTGTGACATCACTGAAACGGCGGAACCTGTGTCCAATtccattctgattggctgtccaTTCACTTGAGGTGTAAGTCAGATTGCTTGTTTTAAGTCACTTTTCAGACTGTAGATTTCTAAATTCGCCAGCCCCGTATCACTTTCTTCATCTGAGTTTTCAGTAACAGCATGCACATTCctacttttctttttctgagcTTTGTACTGTCTCTCCTTATCATTGTATTGTACATCATATTGACATGTTCTTTGTATGTGTCCAATTTTATTACACATTCTGCATTTTTCGTTTTGAATCTGCACTGATTTGCTTTGTGTCCACCCCTGTCACAACAATAACACAGTTCAactttctgcattgtctttctAAGTTTATCTGCAGTAGTCATCTTGTTTACAGACACTTTCACTCCTGATCGCAGATTGACTCCCCGTCGTTTTGATTCCGTTTATGAAATCTGAATCGCTCTGCGATGAGCAGCGGTTTTGGCGCTAGATGGCAATGTGTAACCTCTTTGGCAATGTGTAACCTCATCCTCATTGATGGATAGTTGGCGTTTTTTAAATCCTTCTGCTAAGTCTTTCACTTTATTTTCTGCTACTCATAAATCCTATTCGCGAATCGACTATATTTTCATTTCTACTTCTTTATCTTCAGCTGTTCGTGATGCCGATATCTGTTCCTTATCTCTGTCGGATCATGATGGAAATTTGTACAGATTATCTTTGATCCCTCGGCCATCTCATGCCACCAGATGGTTATTTAACCCTAAATTGTTACAGGACGAAAACCTCCTCGGCTAGGTTTGGGACTGGACAATAGTTCATAATTGGCCTCCATGGCCGGTTCAGAGCAAGACAAAAGTTCATaagcggcctccatagccgtgacaggacaggacgaggattcgCAGATGGTCTTGACTCTTGACTCAtgacgatcaactgtgacttgacttggctcatgaagttctgctgtgacttgacttgactcatgaagatctgctgtgacttgactcatgaagatcagctgtgacttgacttgattcatgaATGGCAGGAATGACGTGACGGGTTGTTGTGGCCACCATTTTGTGAATGGACTCCGCTGTCGCCGCCATTATGTGAGCATGCTCCGCTGCGGCCACCATTTCACAAGCGGGTTGAATCACCGGAGTAGTGATCGGTACACTTGAATGTCCCGGAGCTTGTGGTTGACTAAACTCAGCAGCCACCGTTA includes:
- the LOC131548419 gene encoding trace amine-associated receptor 13c-like, whose protein sequence is MKGQYEEPNKLLTGGDSIMAYETEDHETQYCFPAINSSCIKGKRSRHEYYMMYMFFSLLSAWTVFLNLLVIISISHFKKLHTPTNLLIVSLAVADMLVGIVILIEATKLIDTCWYFGDTSCGIYSIFVTVLVSGSLGNLVLIAVDRYVAVCHPLLYPQKITTTKTLLTICLCWFYSSAYSTCFVINSGCFNTSHRTDVCQGECAIIITFAWRVTDLILTFVSPCALIISLYMRIFYVVNQQVKVINSLMNGGKSVMDGSRRRKSESKAALTLGIIVTVYLLCWIPYYICSISAVSSTIINFLSWVVYINSGLNPLIYALFYPWFKKTVKHILTLKILQPASSLVNIFTVHPS